The sequence TGGTCACAATAAATTCACGATCGTACTGATCTCATTACTCCCATCAATATCCAAGCTGCCACAGCCCCTGCCATTCCTGCCACTGCCAAGTCTCGTTTCTGAGAAGGTTTGACTAACGGATCCAGATAGTCAGGAAGACCTCCTACGGTCTGAGTAAAGAAAGGATCGCTTTGCGATTCTGGAACGTTCATTGCTGGGTCGACGCCAGCTATCAAAGGAATGGTTTGGGACGAAATGAATTCTGATGGATGGGCTGCTGATTTTGAGGGCATATCTTCCGCTTCTAGGACAACAGCATGAGAATGTTGCTCTTTTATAGCATTGGCTGAAGCCGGGCCAGCCGCTACTCTTTCTAAATGACCCTCTACCCCTTCTAGCCTGTGAtccaccctttccatcatAGATgccaccctctcctccagttTTTCCACCAGTCGCTTACGTTTCCATGGTTCCACCAAAAGTACGGCGCCGACAAACACAATAAAGTTGATAGCGAGACCAGCTACGTTTGCCCAGGTACTGACACTCCTGATTTTGTCACTCCAAACTTGTTCTTCGTGATACCGTTGCAAAATAACTTGCATGAGCTGAGAGAAAGATTTGTCGACAGCAACCTCGGCATCTTTGAGAGAAATAGATGTCGAGGCCACGGCATGGGAGGAAGTATGATCAGCACGGACAAGAGAAGTGAACTTGGAAACGTCCGCATCGGTCCAAGAATGTTTGCGTTCGAGCAGGATGTTGGTTTCGCGTTGAGCTTCAGAACGAGCAGCAACAGCTTCATCATAAGCAGCCTTGGCGGCTCGAGCAGATTCGCGCAGCCTTTGAAGCTCGTCCTCTGGTATATGAAACAACGAAGGTGAGCGGAATTTAAGGTCTAGGCAAAAGCGCCATACCTTTTTCGAATACCATATGTTTCAGTCGTTCCACCTCATGATATCCTGTCATCTCGTTGACTTTCAATCCTAACCCCACAAACTTCTTCTGTGCTTCTTGTATAACATGGCGAGAATGATTTAACACATTTTTGCTCCATTCCGTCAAGTGTTCACGAACTTCTGGCGGAACTGAGATATTTGAGGGGAGGGAATATCTTGAGGAGAATTTCAATGGAGCGTCTTTACTGGAAACAGAATTTGTCGAAGATtgtgaaggagaagaagatgatgatgaagacgatcCAAGCTTTCCCACTTGACCTGACGAGATTTCTTCACCCTCTGAAATAAAATCGAATGGAGACGGCGCTGATAACACATCATGGGGATTCGGTCCAGGCTGTGACGCGAGGTCCTTCGCATTCGGACTTTTCAGCAGTTGCCCCTCTTTTGAATTTGGATCCTCTGAGACAGCAGAGCTTGAGCTAGCGAGCATGCGGCTAGTGTTGCCCACCTGAATTCGGCATACTGGCGGACAAAATAGGGGCGTGGTAGAGCGAGTAGAGATAGAGAGGGGCGATGGGTAGAAGAAACGCGCGACCACGGCGTTggcagaggagaagggatatCGGCAGGCCATAGGGGACTTGAAGCCCTCTCAGTTGTATAGAATGAGAGCGGAGGAGATGCAATGGGATCGGGCACAGTCTCACACTTATCACTAGACGTATGTAATAATGTAGATGTAAACAGTTACAAAAATGCACACGTAACGATATGACAGGCAAGATgaacctcatcatcactatCGATCATCGTCGTACTCTTTGAAGCATATCTACTTCGTATGTTATAATTTTTGTAAACAGACACAGTTAAAAGACGAAAGGCCATGGCCCAATATGATCTTATACAGCTCGGTTCGGTAACACTACCTGCAATTGCAGATTCGACTCTACCGTTATCGTCGTGGGCCCCTCTGACCTCTGCTACCCTCGACAGTTTAGCATCGTCGCTGCCTTCATCCAGATTGACCATCGGACTTATCTCGAAAGCTCTTAGTGACCCAGGTCTTGGATTCCAAGCAGAAATATGCAACAAAGGAACGTCTTTGAAGATCAGATGTCGAGCGACACCTAGTGACTCCCAAGGCAGcatttggaagaggcttTCGTGGAAAGGGCGAGATACGGTGGTCAAGGGATTATTGAAAACATTAGAAAGAGTATGGGAGTATGATGATGTGTCGGAAGGGGTTTTGATGTCATTAACCGTAGGATTTCAGTTATCTTCATATCTGTTCATTGGAAGGCTGATAACCATGCTGGTAGGCTGAAGACAATCAAAATATGCAGGATATCTATGCCTCAGTGCCGTCTCCTGAAGATCCATTGCTTGGAGAGACCATGAACCCCCTGGATCAAGAACTTCATGATAGCTTGTCCAACTACGAGAACCCCCGTGGCATATTAACAAGCCTCTACCTGTATCAAATCGTGAGCCGCAAGCCTGGAAAGCACACCATGAGCTTTCTCATTGATCGCTTAACATCCAGCGTTCTGTTGCTAAGATGCTTCAAATGGAAACCAATCCGCATAAGCTCGTTGACCCCCTTTTCACCCCTTTTAGAGAAGCAGGTAATGATCGCATCTATTATATAAACTTGTCCACTTGGGACATTCAGCGACATCCTGGATGGTTTGATCTGCCTCGAGGAGGCATATTGTGCGCCATCTCTCCGTTCACATTACCAAACAGCCAGCTGAGTTGAACTTTGATCAGATGCGAGCAGATGGGCACGGGCAAAACGTTGATGTGCCTTGCTCTCATCACATCTACTCAGCATCAGCCAACACTCCCACCAAACAACAACATCGAGATCTGCCCCGTCTTCACTACTATCGCGGAGCGCTCCTacccattctcttcctaTTCCGATTTGCGTGCACTGACTTCATTGCCTTATTCGCAAACAGCATTGGCGTTTCCTTCACTTGTTGAGTTATGTTGCAACATTCTATCTATTCATAATCCTTCGGCCAAGCAATCTTGTTATCTGCCGCCTCAGATTAGGTCCCTCCTGGATAGAAAGACTTTTTACTGCATGTTGCCTCCGGATGAAGATTGCTCAAGAACCGTCAGGAAAAGGCGTGTTCTGAACAAAGTAAAAAAGCTTTACTTGGCCAAAGGCACATTAGTAGTCGTGCCTCATATATTAATTGCCCAATGGAAAATGGAAATTGAAAAACATATCGAAGAAGGAGTCTTGAAAATTTTTGAAATGGGATCAGACGAGCTACCTAGTGTCGAGGAACTGCTAGATTATGATGTGAGTCAATTTTGCCCTTCCTAAAGTTTTGATATGGACTGAATTAGTCGAATGATGATACTAGATCTTGTTGATTGATGTAGCCCGTATGTCTTTGGATGGATTTGATGCTAAATCTTTTTGCGCTCATACCCAGTCAGGATTTGCATGTGAAGAAACATCTTTTAGAGAAAAAAACAATTTCGCGCCCTCAGCCCTCCTTCAAGCCAGATGGAAACGAATGATTCTTGGTAAGCAACACTATGTCCTGATTCGAAAAGTTGATGTACGATCGCTATTGGTATGGCTCGCTCCCTGTAGATGAAGGACATGTGGCTTACAGCAAAGTCTCCAATGCAATGAGGATGGCGATACAGCTTAGTGTTGAAAGACGATGGATTGTGAGCGGAAGTAGGTAATGTACACCGTAGATGAAGTCAGCACTCACCTTCTGCAGCACCAACTCGAAATCTTCaacaaggaggagagatggaattGCAAGAAATAGACCTCATCGGCATCCAAGGTTCTTCCAACAACACCACTGTCGAAAGATCACCAAAAAGAGCTTGGTCGAAGCGAGATGTTGAAGACGCCACTCGCTTGGGGATCATGATGGGAGGTTATCTAGCGGCCGAACCGTTCAAGTCAGAGGGCAAATTCCAGCAATATGTCACCACACATCTTCGAGGGAAGAATGGGCCGTCATTTGGTGCAgtgcagaggatgaagtaCCTGCTTAGCGGCATACTTGTTAAGCATGGGTAGGTTGCATCAGCTTTTGTGTTTATAAAATGGAACAACTTAATCATGTATAAATCAGGCCAAAAGTAATTGATATTGAAGCTCGACTGCCTCCATTGACCATCGTCCAAGAAGTCATCCAATTCGATCCCCTGCAGCGGGTGACGTACAACGTCTTGGCAGCATTGATAGCAAGCAACGTTTATACTAGTGAGCTACATGGATCCAGCCAAAAGAAATCTATCTGTATTAAACTGTTTCACAGGcggtggtgaagatgttgattacttccttcatcctcgcaACGTAGAATCTTTCAATCAAGTTGTCACCAACCTCCATCTCGCCTGCTTCTGGTTCTCTGCCCGTGACATGGAAGCCGGCAACTGCCTAGCTCGTACACAACAGTGGTTAAGGAATCATCCCCACTGCTCTACACAGGTGCGAATAAAACTGCAAGAAGCGTgtcaacatcttcaaaccGCACTTGAAACGCCTGGCTGGGGGGAATGGATGGAGAATGCGATTTCCGTACCATGTGACGGCAGTTATTTGCCTTCCCTTATCAAGCAGGCCTGGTCAGACTCTTTTGACACTCAACCTGACATGGTCGATGTCCACAGCCTCAGTTCCTTGCGAGAATTGAACGTAATGGGAGCGGACATACAAGGACTTCATATGGCGGGCTGGCTACATCGATCTCACAAGTGTGACTGGTTTTGGGAGGTGTTGACAAAGGGTGTCCCTAAACATGTCTTAGAAGCTGATTTTGGAGGGAAAGCTGCCAAGGCTGTGGCCAAGCTGAAAAATAAAAAGCGTCAGGAGGGACAAGGGAAAACGAAAACGACGTCAGCAGCTCATGCCCCGAAAGCAGTCGCGTTACCTCCTTCCAAGTtgacgaagaaaaggacaggtagagaagacgagataGATGGTCGGCTAAACGAAGCTAGAATTAACGCCGTAAGCATCGGAAAACAAGTTCCAAAGCCAATAAGGCAGGGCTCGAGGCCCCTACCCTTGACTATTATCACCAAATGTCGATCAGCCAAGGTcaacttcatccttcaggcAATTCTAGACGCCCCTAAGGATGACAGGTTCGTTATTTTCGGGAACAACTATGAACTCGGCCACTTGACTGAGGCTTTGGATCTTCTAGACATAGCATCGTGAGTGAGACCATGCATTTTAACGGCCTAACCAACTTGCGCTTCAGAACTTTCGTAGGACATACACTGCATGTTCAAAATAGGAGGCTGGCCCTAGACCACTTCGAGACGCCTGGAGTACGAGTCTGCTTGATGGATCTGAAGCTTGCGGCCCGAGGTTTGTACGTTTGGTAAACTTCTTTAATGTCGTACGTCATATTAATCACATTATATCCCTAGGAATCTTGTTAGTGCCAATCGCGTCATTTTCCTGGGTCCAGTTTGGAGCTTAGATGTCCAAGCGCAGGCTATCAAGGTGTGTACGGGCCTAAATGTGCAAGACGAAGCTTAAAAGGTTGTAGCGAGTACATAGAATAGGTCAGACACGACCAACCCTCGTCCAAATACTAGTGACTGAGGGAACATTTGAGGAGGATATTGCGAGGCGATCTACAATAAGCAGATCTGCCGATGAAGAGCAGTTGTACTCGCGAGCTATGATCGAAGTGGGTTGTCCTGGGCTCGATAACCACAGAAACTGATTGAAGCGGATACAGAACCCTCGCTTTGTTTATACAGAGAAGACACAGACTTCTGCCTTCACTGTACGCTTTCACCCTAAACCCCAAACGCGTAATCCCTCAGAAAGTTCTCGTGAGACCACTCAGGCTAGCGCCGCAAACCTCATTTGGCAAAAAATCGACGACAATCCGAATGCCAAGGTCATTTCGGCTTCACCTATTACCCTATCTGGTGCTGGTAATGTTTTAGACCAGTCAACGTTGGACTTCCCCAGGTCTGTGCTCAAGAAGCGAGAAGGCGACAGATTAGAAGGCACAGTACTAAATAAAAAGGCACGAGTAACCTTTGCCTAGTAGCAGTTCAAAGTGGAGAGATTCatttggtcttcttcataaGTTCCAATTAGACTATGTAAGAGAACATCGTTATTTTCATCCCATCTATTACAGACATGCCATGGCATATTTTCGCTACAGTTTGGCCTTGGCATCAGTTTTCCCCACGTCTGCTTCATCCATGCCACCTTCTATGAGTCCCTTACGTTTACCCCCCTTGCCTCCCGCCCGGACTACACCTTCTTGCCCAGTTACTGCAATTAAATGTCCATCAGGAGTATAGATTCTACCACGAGCAATACCTCTGCCCGAGGAAAGATTGGCAGCCTGAGCCTCCATGACATGTAATAATGGAGCGGAAGGGTCAAAGGTATGCGGGAAGGGATAAAAATGTATGACATGGTCTAAAGAAGCAAGCATACCAAGGCGGGGGTTTGAGTTTTGATTGAGACCGACAGAACGCGCAGTGGTGCCGATAAACTGAAAGTCTGACATGTAAGCTATCATAGCCTACGGGAGATTGGCCTTTTGAGCAAAAATCCTACAGGAGAGTTTGTAAACACCTACTTTGACGATCTCTTCATTGGGCCTTTCTGGCCCTACAGACTTGGCCCGCAACCAACTCATTCGCACTTGGGGAGGCGTTGCTATGTCGTTCTGTGTAGGCCTTCTACGAGCGCGAGCTATAGAGACGGGTGATGATTTTCTTTCCTACAAGTTGGATATTAATAGATTTTGAGTCATTTTCTGCAACTCCACATTGACGAGAATAATGATTACTCACCTGAATGTACTCTTCAAAGaacttcttttcccaaacgttcttgttcttgctcTCCCGTTCTCGTATCCATCTTTCCAAAAAAtccgcatcttcttcacagTCTGATGGTGGCAACATATCAGCAGGAAAGGGAAGTTCGAATTTGGGTAAGACTTTCCTACTTCCCCTGGGGGTCTGTGACGGCGGATCCACTGAGAACGCTAACGAATGCTTTGGCCCGTCCTTGGAGTGACCCTCGTCATTCTTTGTTCCAAAGTCGGAAGGTAGGGGATTGGGAGGTAACGCGTAGCTGGCCATGAGAACAAATATTTCCTTGTCTCCTTGCCAAGCCCTGACCAATCTTGATGAGTAAGACCGTGCGTCGCTAAGCTTTTCTACTCTGTACTCAATCTGTGGATCGCGTTGAGCgggcaagaggaagtaACAATGTGCACTGTGCAGGCCAAGGGGTGAAAATGTGCAAGAAGTAGCCGCCATTATAGCCTGGGCAAGTATCTGACCCCCAAACACCCCTCGGGCACCTGAGGGAACCCAAAGATTTTGTGACAGGTAGGTGAGAGGTTTGATAGGGTGAGGCATGACGGTGACGTGGTTAGAGAGTTGTTCACCCATGATGATATTGTCTTCGGCTAGAATTGAGAGATTGAGGCGAATGGGGAGTAAAGGAATGAGATGAGAAAAGGAATGTATGCAGTAGTTAAGTGAAAGAGGGCAATGTAAAAGTAGAGAACAAAATCAACAAAGATATAAAAGATGTTGGAACGAAGAATATATTTCGGTTACTGGGTGAACCCATAACCGGTGGACTGTACGAGTATATTCGTTATTTTCTGCTTGACCGACTGGTCCTCCGTGGTTTAACGAACGAATCATCACACTATTCCATAGCATAATTTGTACACGTGAAACATAGATATGTACTTAATGTAACCATAATGAAGATGCAAATTTGAACATATTGTATTCGTGGTATGTAAGCCGTACAGTAGGGGTAGTAATGCGTAATAGTAGTGGCGGTGCGTGCATTCTTCATTCGTCGTTTGTCGGGCTGTTTTTGAACGGGCCGTTCTTCAGCGGCCATACAGCAGTATTGGTTGTATAATACTAACAGAGGCAGCCTCTGACCATTGCCATCTGTGTCAAATTCGTAACACGAGACACATCCGTCATTTCACGCGTGAGAATAGACGCGCAAGACGGACGGTggatcatcagcatcatcatcgtgTACGTCCATACGCAGCTCTAGTCCCCCCCTGTTGATAGCAAATGATCAATGATGATAGGGTTTTGGTAAGATAGAAAAATTGCCCTAGTATTGATTTACCGCCACAACTGTCAACAACATAGATGATAAAGTTATACTGGACATGCAGCAAATGGCAGCCACTAAGGCCATCTTTCCGCATAATTGTGAATTGGAACAGTTCATCTTTTGTATGTGCTTACGACAGATTGAAGGCAAAGATCCTGTTGTTACtatgaaaaggaaggctACTCCCTTAGAATTTGGCTTGTGGCACGATACACTTATAATATACCAACACTCCGAACATCATGTCTACTGGATATCACCTTTACTCCATTCGTTCATCAGGGATCCAATAGCTGCGAACGAACCCAGGGCGCCAGTGATGAGCGAGTTTGACCAAATCCCACCAGGCGCAGACCAATGAATAGTAAGGGGAGCATATGCCCTTATGATAAAGTTAGACTTCATCTCCGGTAGGTGCAAAAGGAACTCACCCATTCACTAAGACTCGTCTCTTCCAGGTCTCCCATTCATTTGCCAACGCTTGCCTGGATTTGGCTTCACCCTCATGCCCAGTGCTAGAGCCAAGTTTTTCTGAAAACCTATCCTCCTTATCATTCTGGAACTCATAGTCTGTGGCTTCAGAAATTGTAACTTCGGGCCTGCTGAGTTGTAAAGTACGAGTGCGCTCTGACAGCTCACGATAGCTGTTGTGAAGCTTGTATATCTCCAGCACAACATATACTCTGTTATGCGTAGTTAGATGCGTCATCCAATATGTGGCTGACTCCGATAGACTTACGCCCAGAATCTGACACTCCAGAGAGCAGCTTTGCTCAGAGCCAGTGGTGATATGGGCAGAACACCTTTACTTCCAAGCCAGGATACGTGTTCCAAAGGATAGTAGGCAAGCATTGCAAGGGCTTGTAGGGTAGGGAGAGTCTTTTGGCTCCCGAAGACTTGCACAAGGTTGCCCGAGAATAGAAAGGATTTCAATGCAGCGAGAGGCTTGGGATGCAAGCTGAGAATCCATTGAATGATAGGGAGCAAGCCTGACAGAGCTATTAGCAAGATGGGAGTTCGGTACTGATTGGTAGTCTACCTACCGAAAGCCCTCATGACTACCCTTGCATCCCCAATACTTCCTGCGGCTTTTCCCCAGCCATCAGCAATTTTGGCAAGACCAAAACCTCCATTCACGGTCAATGTCCGCTTTCCTGCTCCGGAAACGAGGGTGACCTTCGGGTGTCTTGCCTTGAACGCAGCTAGCCTGAGAAGTAAAGCAATAACAAGGGGTGAAGAGTATTGAGCCAACATCAAAGAAGCGTCCAGGCCGGGGATGGTAGATGTGAGGCGCGAGAGGCGCCCAAGAAGGAgtttgggagaagagaatggggaTATCTTCGAGTCTGTCATGATACGTCCCGATTTGAGGTTTCCGAGGGTCGAAGGTGCAGGTTAAGTATGCTGATTGATAATTGGTATACGTAAGGGCGCAAAAGGAGGGCAAATCATAAGCTTAAAGTACACAATACAGTAATACTTGTGATTTTATGGCAGCCGGCCGCCTTCGACGACGGGAATAATGTGTTTTCGTGCTTTCGGCAGCCGAACCGGTTATCTTTAGATGTTGATCTTCcggaaaagaaaatgatgacgacgagggGAACTTCAGCGGAGATAAACTAGATGTCCGCCTATTTGGACTTCCTCATCCGCCACTCGAGTTGTTTTATATTTGCGATGACAAAGATTCTATTCGCTCTTAGTCCTTCAtctgtttttgttttccacAAGCGTCAAATAGCTACTTAGAACATTTTACTGCTGTCAAACTATTTGCGAATACCCACTATGTCTCTAACGACTTCAGCTATCATCCATCCCCTCGCCATATCCTCTCGCACgacttctccttttttgcgAGCAGTCAATTCCAATGTTACTCGAACATTCGCCAGTAGTTCTCGTCAGCAGCTGGTCGCCTCGTCGCGCACTTTCATCGGTTTTAGAAGGACATCAGTATCGGAATTACGGCGGAAGACTTCTCCTCTGTATTTCACCCCTATTATTCGTCAACAGTGTGAGTGGAATATTTCATATTTCAAAGAGGTGCTCCATTGAATGCAATAACAGGTCGTACCATGTTCATCCAGACTGAGACAACGCCCAACGAAGCGTCCCTCAAGTTTATTCCCGGTGTGCAAGTCACGAATGGCGCGGCTCACGAGTTCCTCGATCTTCGCACCGCCCTTCAGTCTCCTCTCGCCACTCGTCTCCTCACCATTGACGGTATCACCGGCGTTTTCTTTGGTCCTGACTTCGTCACATGCTCAAAGGATGATTCGTATTCATGGTCCATCCTCAAACCTGAAGTGTTTGCTGTTTTAATGGAACATTTTTCCTCAGGTGCTTCATTGTTTAAAGAAGGTTCCGGCGAGTCGCAAGCTGAAGACACTCGTATTCTGGATACTGATTCAGAAATTGTGGGGATGATCAAGGAGCTTTTGGAAACTCGAGTACGACCGGCTATaatggaggatggaggtgatATCGAGTATCGAGGCTTTGACGAAGTCACTGGCATAGTGAAGCTGAAGTTGAAAGGAAGTTGCCGAGGGTGCAGCTCAAGCAGTGTGACGTTGAAGAATGGCATTGAGAGGATGTTAACGCACTACGTTCCTGAGGTCCAGTCAGTCGAGCAGGTAAGTTGCCCGTTTCATCGATGAGTGATTGACGTTAACTCGCAAATCAGGTtttggatgaggaagagcttATTGCTTTGGATGAGTTTGCCAAGCTCGAGGCaaggctggagaaggagcaaggCGGTGACAAGGCAGGGAAGTCTGGGAAGGGAGAGTAAGTACCCGCCAATCCTGCTATACGTATGTCTCctgatttcttttcatAGTATGAGCTCTTATCTGTCTGTTTAGAAGAAGCACAGTTACAGCACTAtactatatatatatgtatatgcATTTATCATTTTCGTATTATTGAAGTTTACGGATTTGCCGGTTTTGCAACACGTAGTAATAATAGTATGCTGCCCGCACAATCCACCTGCCATCATGGCTGGACATCGTCGCCTCGATACCATATTGCTGCCAGGAGCGTTGAATAGAAAAGGTCAGTGGTTTCCCTTTTTAACCCGCCTAAATGAAGCGGACGCAGCCTGACTTGCaaataattaattaataatTAATGTCTTTTTCGGCCCCGATGACGATTCAACGACCCCTTGTTGCTCCGTTCGTTACTCGTACGTAATTGTTCTAATTCTGCTGCAATCTTCGCCTACTTACTGCATACTTCCGTCGTTTGTTCGGGCTAATTCTTTCCGGTTATTATTAGGAAAGGCCTTGTATGATCAAGATTGCTTGTACGTGACTATTAGCTGTTGGTACAAATGGTGAATATTGGCCTGTAAATCATTTGACTGACGGTAGGCCATGTCCGTCCTTTCGTGTGTTATGTAGGCAACCCGAAGTCATCCGCCATTCATAGAATTGTCAACAACTTCAGTAGGCCATCGTCTGTCGAATCACAGATTACGCTATCTGCCACGAGGCGGATTTCAACAGGTCCTGCAACCAACCGATAttgctctcttcctcacccGCCTCAATACGCCGCATACATGGGGGATAACATAGTCAAGTAAGCAGACCAATACACTTAAGATTCCACTTGCGACCAAATGGTGAAGCTGAATTAGTATCTTCTGCCTGTTTATACAGTTTCTACTCAGGGCAGCCACCTCTGAACCGCGTATCTTTTCAAAGACATATCCCTGAGAAGATCAACGCCCATCTGCAGAATCCTGACACCCGAttctacctcttcaagTGGGTTGTGCAATACTGCGGGACACATCTTCTGACAATGTCAAAGGAATTTCCAACCTCTTGTTAAAAAGGGTGAAATTGGAGCGCCGCTTTATCTGCAGCGCAAGGATGTAGATCATTTTGTAAAAGACGGGTTTGGCATGGCGTGAGTACCGTTGTATTTCAAAGTGATTGAAGAATTAACGCAGGTTAAATGAGACCTTCGAACTCTTCGCAACAAGCCGCAAAGCTTTACGAGGCCATTCGACTCTCTCCCCTTGCCCCAttgatcttcttgggtATAGATGACCATTGTGACCCGACGACTAACGCTTCGTCAGCGGTCGACCATCTGAACCCCCAGGGCACCGCCTACTTTGCGGTCGATGTCACTGATGTACcctttgatgaagaaaaggtcGGGGGGGAATGGGGCGAGGCCAGGGCTAGTGGTGGCGCaatggaaggatgggatgCAGGAGTATTTGCGCAAGCGAGAGCATTAGTGGATTGGAATGGGCGCAACAAAGTAAGCAGTATAACTCGAAGCAAATAACCTCATTCTGATAATATGACGCAGTTTTGTCCCGCATGTGGCTCTCCCACCTACTCTCTATGGGCGGGGTGGAAAAGAAACTGTACATCAGCTCTTAACCCCactgaaggaaaggaatgTTTTTCCACCAGGGGGTTGCATAATTTGCGTATCCAAGGACAGATCCTGTCATTATCATGGGAATTTTGGATTCCACTGGGGAAAAAATGTTGCTGGGCA is a genomic window of Cryptococcus tetragattii IND107 chromosome 7, whole genome shotgun sequence containing:
- a CDS encoding acyl-CoA thioesterase II, encoding MGEQLSNHVTVMPHPIKPLTYLSQNLWVPSGARGVFGGQILAQAIMAATSCTFSPLGLHSAHCYFLLPAQRDPQIEYRVEKLSDARSYSSRLVRAWQGDKEIFVLMASYALPPNPLPSDFGTKNDEGHSKDGPKHSLAFSVDPPSQTPRGSRKVLPKFELPFPADMLPPSDCEEDADFLERWIRERESKNKNVWEKKFFEEYIQERKSSPVSIARARRRPTQNDIATPPQVRMSWLRAKSVGPERPNEEIVKAMIAYMSDFQFIGTTARSVGLNQNSNPRLGMLASLDHVIHFYPFPHTFDPSAPLLHVMEAQAANLSSGRGIARGRIYTPDGHLIAVTGQEGVVRAGGKGGKRKGLIEGGMDEADVGKTDAKAKL